The following coding sequences lie in one Verrucomicrobiia bacterium genomic window:
- the murF gene encoding UDP-N-acetylmuramoyl-tripeptide--D-alanyl-D-alanine ligase gives MAELCEARLIRGDPDRVIEKISIDSRALGRGDCFVALRGPHFDGHEFIPDVARLGASAAVVSNPTRAMNSPSALSLLQVQDTLTALHKLATNYRRLMPPTTRLVAVTGSSGKTTTKELIASVLGERFNVVESSGNNNNHIGVPLNLLRLDPAHDFGVFELGTNHPGEIAVLTGMVQPDIGVITNIGLGHVEFFGDESGVAKEKGSLLEVLPRNGDGLAVLNADDKWCAELRTRTNATVVTVGINNFADIRASEIKINGDVKFRLNIAKKREDVIVRLKTLGRHQIYNALQAAAVGYFAGMDLDEICLGLESAQFPHMRMEPVTIRGVRFVNDCYNANVVSMKAALQMMNETPCTGRKVAVLGDMLELGEWTERAHRDIGTLATSCGLSFLVTVGESARLIAQGAVKAGMETHRVLPLATAKEAGETLRELAHEGDFVLIKGSRRLQLERMLEEFKCDVAAPL, from the coding sequence GTGGCAGAACTTTGTGAGGCGCGGCTGATTCGCGGCGACCCCGACCGGGTCATCGAGAAGATCAGTATCGACTCGCGCGCGTTGGGCCGGGGCGACTGCTTCGTCGCGCTGCGCGGCCCGCATTTTGACGGACATGAATTTATCCCGGACGTGGCCCGATTGGGGGCATCAGCGGCGGTAGTCTCGAATCCTACCCGTGCAATGAACTCGCCTAGTGCCTTGTCGCTTCTCCAAGTGCAAGACACCCTCACCGCATTGCACAAACTCGCAACGAACTACCGCCGACTGATGCCTCCAACGACCCGCCTTGTCGCCGTGACGGGCTCAAGCGGGAAAACGACCACCAAAGAACTTATCGCCTCGGTGCTCGGCGAGCGGTTCAATGTAGTGGAATCGTCCGGAAATAACAACAACCACATTGGTGTGCCGCTCAACCTCTTACGACTTGATCCCGCCCACGACTTCGGGGTGTTCGAACTCGGCACCAATCATCCGGGCGAAATCGCCGTCCTGACGGGGATGGTGCAGCCCGATATCGGCGTGATCACCAACATCGGGCTCGGACATGTCGAGTTTTTCGGGGACGAATCCGGAGTCGCGAAAGAGAAGGGCTCGTTGCTTGAAGTGTTGCCGCGCAATGGCGACGGTCTCGCGGTGCTGAACGCCGACGACAAGTGGTGCGCGGAGCTTCGGACCCGCACGAATGCGACGGTAGTGACTGTTGGGATCAATAATTTTGCGGACATTCGCGCCAGTGAAATCAAAATCAATGGCGACGTAAAATTCCGCCTGAACATTGCGAAGAAACGCGAAGACGTGATCGTGCGGCTCAAGACACTGGGGCGCCACCAGATTTACAACGCCCTGCAAGCCGCTGCAGTAGGCTATTTCGCGGGGATGGACCTGGATGAGATTTGCCTGGGCCTGGAGAGCGCGCAGTTTCCGCACATGCGAATGGAGCCGGTGACGATCCGGGGCGTGCGGTTTGTGAATGATTGCTACAACGCGAACGTGGTCTCGATGAAGGCCGCGCTCCAGATGATGAACGAGACGCCGTGCACGGGCCGCAAAGTGGCCGTGCTGGGAGACATGCTGGAACTGGGTGAATGGACGGAACGCGCCCATCGAGACATCGGCACACTGGCCACCAGTTGTGGCCTGTCGTTCCTCGTCACCGTTGGCGAATCCGCCCGGTTGATCGCGCAGGGTGCCGTCAAAGCCGGCATGGAGACGCACCGGGTGTTGCCGCTGGCGACGGCAAAGGAAGCCGGCGAGACATTACGGGAGCTGGCTCACGAAGGTGATTTCGTTTTGATCAAGGGATCCAGACGGTTGCAGTTGGAACGAATGCTGGAGGAATTCAAGTGTGATGTAGCGGCGCCGCTGTGA
- the murD gene encoding UDP-N-acetylmuramoyl-L-alanine--D-glutamate ligase yields MELRGKDVLVLGLGRSGMAAASLLQRDGARVVVRDEATDDLLQERAVRLRQLGVRVELGNHYDHSAHFDLAVLSPGIAPERPIVREVLTQRTPLLSELELAYRFCLCPIVAITGTNGKTTTTELIAAMLTGCGKRTAAAGNIGHAFSDAVEASAGLDALVLEVSSFQLEKIEQFHANISVLLNITPDHLDRYESMDEYAAAKSFVFLNQQPEDTAVISAEALEKLQRMGLSIKARPITFSAYNRPADVWLDWFDQDTIWCRLPECHGILLKMSETNLRGVHNAENVLATLATGLAMGLSVSRMREAICGYCPQPHRCELVAEIDGVTYINDSKATNVDAVEKALRSLPGRSVLIAGGRDKGLDFTSLRGVIAEKVKLAVLIGEAQNKMWRAWSRAVPCVRAFSMEEAVRVAASHAGRKDTVLLSPACASFDMFENYEHRGDEFKRHVFNL; encoded by the coding sequence ATGGAATTGAGGGGCAAGGACGTGCTGGTACTGGGGTTGGGACGGAGCGGGATGGCCGCGGCGTCCTTGCTGCAGCGCGATGGGGCGCGAGTGGTCGTGCGCGATGAAGCAACGGACGACTTGTTGCAGGAGCGCGCGGTGCGACTGCGCCAACTCGGTGTGCGCGTCGAGTTGGGCAACCACTACGATCATTCGGCGCACTTCGATCTCGCCGTACTCAGCCCCGGCATCGCTCCCGAGAGGCCGATTGTGCGCGAGGTGCTTACGCAGAGGACACCGTTGCTCAGTGAACTGGAACTGGCGTATCGCTTCTGCCTCTGCCCGATCGTGGCGATCACGGGCACAAACGGCAAGACGACGACGACGGAATTGATCGCCGCGATGCTCACAGGCTGTGGTAAACGCACGGCGGCGGCGGGGAACATCGGCCACGCGTTTTCAGACGCTGTGGAAGCCAGCGCCGGGTTGGACGCGCTCGTACTCGAGGTCAGTTCGTTCCAATTGGAAAAGATCGAACAGTTCCACGCGAACATCTCCGTGCTGTTGAACATCACGCCGGATCACCTCGACCGCTACGAGTCGATGGACGAATACGCCGCGGCGAAATCGTTTGTTTTCCTGAACCAGCAACCGGAGGACACGGCGGTGATTAGTGCCGAGGCCCTGGAGAAACTGCAGCGGATGGGCCTGTCGATCAAGGCGCGGCCCATTACTTTCAGCGCGTACAACCGGCCGGCTGATGTTTGGCTGGACTGGTTCGACCAGGACACAATCTGGTGCCGCCTGCCCGAGTGCCACGGCATTCTCTTGAAGATGAGTGAGACGAACCTGCGCGGGGTGCACAACGCGGAGAACGTGCTCGCCACCCTGGCGACCGGGCTGGCCATGGGGCTGTCAGTGTCGCGGATGCGCGAAGCGATTTGCGGTTACTGCCCGCAGCCGCACCGCTGTGAGCTTGTAGCGGAAATTGATGGGGTAACTTACATCAACGATTCGAAGGCGACCAACGTCGACGCTGTCGAGAAGGCGCTGCGATCCCTGCCGGGGCGCTCGGTGCTGATCGCCGGCGGGCGTGATAAGGGCCTGGATTTTACGTCCTTACGCGGAGTGATTGCCGAAAAGGTGAAACTGGCCGTGTTGATCGGCGAGGCGCAGAACAAGATGTGGCGCGCCTGGTCCCGGGCGGTACCGTGCGTGCGGGCGTTCTCCATGGAAGAGGCCGTGCGCGTCGCCGCCAGTCACGCCGGCCGCAAGGACACGGTGTTGTTGTCGCCCGCGTGCGCCAGTTTTGACATGTTCGAAAATTATGAGCATCGCGGGGACGAATTTAAACGGCACGTTTTCAATTTATAG
- the mraY gene encoding phospho-N-acetylmuramoyl-pentapeptide-transferase yields the protein MFYYLSEYTDLFSPLRVFQYTTFRAVFAAITALLICVVTGPWLIRRLTEMRFQQPIRGEDDLRELAQAHGKKACPTMGGILIIWAVVDSILLWARPTNQLVLMCLATLIWLGGVGFLDDWAKVQAKKSAGMRAKTKFLFQIGLGLFVGTLLVTDPHLGPTARKLVLPFMKGPLIADMGWWTLLVVVVVIVGASNAVNLTDGLDGLATGCTLTVALAYAVMCFVAGNFRFASYLQVPFVFGAGELTVVCAALIGASLGFLWFNCHPAQVFMGDTGSLAIGGLIGAIAIMIKQEVVLVVVGGIFVMEAVSVILQVASFKLRGKRIFAMAPLHHHFELRGWSETKVTTRFWVLSVIFALLGLATLKLR from the coding sequence ATGTTTTACTATCTGAGCGAGTATACGGATCTGTTTTCGCCGTTGCGCGTGTTTCAATACACGACTTTCCGCGCGGTGTTTGCCGCAATCACGGCACTGTTGATCTGTGTCGTGACGGGGCCGTGGCTCATTCGCCGACTCACCGAGATGAGATTCCAACAGCCCATCCGTGGCGAGGACGATTTGCGAGAACTGGCCCAGGCCCATGGCAAGAAGGCCTGTCCGACGATGGGGGGCATCCTGATCATCTGGGCAGTCGTGGATTCGATTTTGCTTTGGGCGCGCCCGACCAACCAACTCGTCCTGATGTGCCTGGCCACCCTGATCTGGCTTGGCGGCGTGGGCTTTCTCGACGACTGGGCGAAGGTGCAGGCGAAGAAGTCCGCCGGGATGCGCGCAAAAACGAAATTTCTTTTTCAGATCGGGCTCGGACTGTTTGTCGGCACTTTGTTAGTGACCGATCCGCATCTGGGGCCGACGGCCCGGAAACTGGTCCTACCGTTTATGAAAGGGCCACTGATCGCCGACATGGGGTGGTGGACACTCCTCGTCGTCGTGGTGGTGATCGTTGGGGCGTCCAACGCGGTAAACCTGACGGACGGTCTGGACGGTTTGGCCACGGGCTGCACGTTGACCGTGGCGCTGGCCTACGCAGTGATGTGCTTCGTCGCGGGCAACTTCCGGTTTGCCAGCTATTTACAAGTGCCCTTCGTGTTCGGGGCCGGCGAGCTGACCGTGGTGTGTGCGGCGCTGATTGGCGCCAGCCTGGGATTTCTCTGGTTCAATTGCCATCCCGCGCAGGTGTTCATGGGGGACACGGGTTCACTGGCGATTGGCGGTTTGATCGGCGCGATTGCGATCATGATCAAGCAGGAAGTGGTGTTGGTCGTCGTTGGCGGGATCTTCGTGATGGAGGCGGTTTCCGTGATCCTGCAGGTCGCGAGCTTCAAGCTGCGCGGGAAACGGATCTTCGCGATGGCGCCGTTACATCATCATTTCGAACTGCGCGGTTGGTCCGAAACCAAAGTGACCACCCGGTTCTGGGTGTTGTCCGTGATTTTCGCGCTACTGGGATTGGCGACGTTGAAATTAAGGTGA